In Marisediminicola antarctica, one DNA window encodes the following:
- a CDS encoding cache domain-containing protein — protein sequence MSIETAAGEAAAQIASWFDDLFSELDALSSRISTMMIEAKGSRERFVEADLKLVKSITRGFLAKHPFVEAAGVILAPGTIDDDRGTIEWWRNDDGGADGKVIFNLAPEAGSFYDFQNLTWFDNAVRTGARAITGPHVDFGGLDQYIMTLTAALELGQDTIGMVGCDAEVRDIEAVIVPMLRRIPGDAALINADNRVVLGNSGRFLVGNRVRSEPHRGGFLPVESPSLGLSVVYAEHAS from the coding sequence ATGAGCATCGAGACCGCAGCGGGCGAGGCAGCCGCACAGATCGCATCATGGTTCGACGACCTCTTCAGCGAGCTCGACGCACTCTCCTCGCGAATTAGTACGATGATGATCGAGGCGAAGGGCTCCCGCGAACGCTTCGTGGAGGCGGACCTGAAACTCGTGAAATCGATCACGCGCGGTTTTCTGGCGAAGCACCCGTTCGTCGAAGCAGCCGGTGTGATTCTTGCGCCCGGCACTATCGACGACGATCGAGGCACGATCGAGTGGTGGCGCAACGATGACGGGGGCGCTGATGGGAAAGTCATCTTCAACCTGGCTCCAGAGGCAGGGTCGTTCTACGACTTCCAGAACCTGACCTGGTTCGACAACGCGGTGCGGACCGGAGCGAGAGCGATCACCGGTCCCCACGTCGACTTCGGCGGGCTCGATCAATACATCATGACGCTTACAGCTGCGCTCGAACTCGGTCAGGACACCATCGGGATGGTCGGGTGCGATGCCGAGGTGCGCGACATCGAAGCGGTCATAGTTCCCATGCTGAGACGTATTCCTGGGGACGCCGCACTGATCAACGCCGACAATCGCGTTGTGCTCGGCAATTCGGGCAGATTCCTCGTCGGGAACCGCGTGCGCAGCGAGCCGCACCGCGGCGGCTTCCTGCCCGTAGAGTCCCCTTCGCTCGGGCTCAGTGTCGTCTATGCGGAGCACGCGAGCTAA
- a CDS encoding gamma-glutamyl-gamma-aminobutyrate hydrolase family protein: MTITPLIGLVADRKVVTVGQWIDVPNDAIPHSYVAAIQQSGGSPLLIPSVAVNLANVERIVDAIDGLFLPGGSDLDSDLYGEECHNENDQPLRERDDLELALVRRAVERGVPVYGVCRGMQLINVALGGTLEQHLGDRLDMTPHRDEIGTYTAHEVIPVAGSGLAGIVGTATFAIASHHHQAVAELGQGLVACAWAPDGVVEAIEAIEATGDRFLLGVQWHPEQKLPGAGLELFRAFVQAAATGSLGYRVGLAEGTNTDDMVVKDVGLRVVDAPTSERCMEKHSAMSS; the protein is encoded by the coding sequence ATGACAATCACCCCGCTCATTGGCCTCGTCGCAGATCGCAAGGTCGTCACGGTCGGACAGTGGATCGATGTGCCCAACGATGCCATTCCCCACTCCTACGTCGCGGCGATCCAACAGTCCGGCGGATCCCCGTTGCTCATCCCGAGCGTCGCTGTGAACCTCGCGAACGTCGAGCGCATCGTCGACGCGATCGATGGGCTCTTTCTGCCCGGCGGCTCAGATCTGGATTCCGATCTCTACGGCGAGGAGTGCCATAACGAGAACGATCAACCGCTCCGCGAGAGGGATGACCTTGAGCTAGCTCTCGTCCGGCGTGCGGTTGAGCGGGGGGTCCCAGTCTATGGTGTGTGCCGCGGGATGCAGCTGATCAATGTCGCGCTGGGCGGCACACTTGAGCAGCACCTCGGCGACCGGCTCGACATGACCCCGCACCGTGATGAGATTGGCACGTACACGGCCCACGAGGTGATCCCGGTGGCTGGCAGCGGCCTTGCAGGTATTGTGGGCACCGCCACATTCGCCATCGCGTCGCACCATCATCAAGCCGTGGCTGAGCTCGGGCAGGGCCTCGTCGCATGTGCCTGGGCACCCGACGGTGTCGTCGAGGCGATCGAGGCGATCGAGGCGACTGGCGACCGGTTTCTGCTCGGAGTGCAGTGGCATCCCGAGCAGAAGCTCCCAGGTGCAGGACTCGAGCTATTCCGCGCTTTCGTTCAGGCAGCCGCGACGGGCAGTCTCGGCTACCGGGTTGGACTCGCAGAGGGCACGAATACCGATGACATGGTTGTCAAGGATGTTGGACTCCGCGTCGTCGATGCGCCAACAAGCGAGCGGTGCATGGAAAAACATTCAGCTATGTCGTCGTGA
- a CDS encoding ABC transporter substrate-binding protein, with translation MTGVLRLACIDSAAPPLFNLSEDGLNRTGYEPEVAALVALELGLRLEWIFTAWDNMIAAVHTGAADAVWCGQGITDERMRQVDFTRPYAIFNETVLVRAGDPARAPEDMVGYRVGAIANSTNMALALTIPGIIPVEFGATTDVFGDMIESLRSGEVDAFIDDDVVTVVLGAEPDFDVAFTARTGNRWGVGLAKSNPSLREDIDRVLDILITDGRLLAVWQKWMPDLPFPLDPRENG, from the coding sequence GTGACCGGCGTGCTGCGCTTAGCGTGCATCGATTCAGCGGCACCACCGCTCTTCAATCTCAGCGAAGACGGGTTGAACCGAACGGGCTACGAGCCCGAGGTCGCCGCTCTCGTTGCGCTCGAACTGGGCCTGAGGCTTGAGTGGATCTTCACAGCGTGGGACAACATGATCGCTGCGGTGCACACCGGCGCTGCCGACGCGGTCTGGTGCGGACAAGGGATAACGGACGAGCGGATGCGGCAGGTCGATTTCACTCGGCCCTATGCCATATTCAACGAGACAGTGCTCGTGCGAGCGGGAGATCCCGCCCGAGCCCCAGAAGATATGGTCGGCTATCGGGTGGGAGCCATCGCCAACAGCACGAACATGGCGCTCGCACTTACCATCCCGGGCATCATCCCGGTCGAATTCGGTGCGACCACGGATGTCTTCGGAGACATGATCGAATCGCTGCGCTCTGGCGAGGTCGACGCGTTCATCGACGACGACGTCGTGACGGTGGTTCTGGGAGCCGAGCCTGATTTCGACGTCGCATTCACCGCTAGGACCGGTAATCGATGGGGCGTTGGTCTGGCTAAGTCCAATCCGTCATTGCGGGAAGATATCGACCGAGTGCTCGATATCCTCATCACCGACGGCCGGCTCCTCGCTGTGTGGCAGAAGTGGATGCCCGACCTGCCCTTTCCGCTGGATCCCCGTGAAAATGGATAG
- a CDS encoding PucR family transcriptional regulator translates to MGNALRSADGGPVARVDLTGVHISELDDPTPYLEGGELLLTTGIPLVGDRESVREYVSRLASRGVVALGLGLGAGTDDVPADLEAACANAGLALLVVPVGIPFMHVSRAYWDLVGKTEQADLAASLNLQTSLTQAATRPQAVAAVIKALANAVGGWAVYLPADGSAETYWPPVERRILPQLRKETARLGLAGTHSAATFPLHGMDVIEYSIIADRRTAGFLAVCAGRRLRKADRQLMLTGCMLLAVAAQREWQLTRANSILSSTTTTLAVNGFVDAARFVAWDLIGSPLAERVQLLAIRGDNLEALSTSELADRVSDMVTDEPGSGLGESIRRSRLRAMDDGICYLILEPLTNSAGAEIVESAVKTPASHRAGRPSQFAAALSRPMPLSQLSGRVGDVRRSCALAPMGHIASGRSLLDPRAVEWVAQLAAYHRADLVGTVKSYIRHQGQWEVAARELELHRNSLRHRIGIATRLIDADLDDPDVSANLWLALRSASDGGTE, encoded by the coding sequence ATGGGCAACGCGCTCCGCTCCGCTGACGGAGGACCTGTCGCCAGAGTCGACCTCACCGGGGTGCACATTTCAGAGCTGGATGACCCGACCCCGTACTTGGAGGGAGGGGAGCTGTTGCTGACGACGGGCATCCCTCTGGTCGGTGACCGTGAAAGCGTGCGCGAGTACGTGTCGCGCCTGGCCAGTCGAGGCGTCGTGGCCCTCGGACTCGGTCTCGGTGCCGGTACCGACGATGTTCCCGCCGACCTTGAAGCCGCGTGTGCCAACGCTGGGCTGGCGCTACTCGTCGTTCCAGTGGGTATCCCGTTCATGCACGTCTCCCGGGCCTATTGGGATCTGGTGGGCAAGACTGAACAGGCCGACCTCGCGGCCAGCCTGAACCTTCAGACTTCGCTCACACAGGCCGCTACCCGGCCCCAGGCCGTCGCCGCCGTAATCAAGGCTCTGGCCAACGCTGTGGGCGGTTGGGCCGTCTACCTTCCTGCCGATGGTTCAGCCGAAACCTACTGGCCGCCGGTCGAGCGCCGCATTCTGCCGCAATTGCGCAAGGAGACGGCACGCCTTGGCCTAGCTGGCACTCACTCGGCGGCGACGTTCCCCCTGCACGGCATGGATGTCATCGAGTACTCCATAATCGCTGACCGGCGAACCGCCGGCTTTCTGGCCGTTTGCGCTGGTCGTCGCCTGCGCAAGGCCGACCGGCAGCTAATGCTGACGGGCTGCATGCTCCTGGCCGTAGCAGCCCAACGAGAATGGCAACTCACCCGAGCAAACTCGATCCTGAGCAGTACAACAACGACTCTCGCCGTGAACGGATTCGTTGATGCAGCTCGGTTTGTAGCCTGGGATCTCATCGGTTCCCCACTTGCCGAACGGGTTCAGCTTCTGGCGATCAGAGGAGACAACCTCGAGGCGCTCTCAACCTCAGAACTTGCCGATCGAGTATCGGACATGGTGACAGACGAGCCTGGCTCGGGGTTGGGCGAAAGCATCCGCCGGTCGCGCCTTCGTGCGATGGACGACGGCATCTGTTACCTGATCCTGGAGCCCCTGACGAACTCAGCCGGTGCCGAGATAGTTGAAAGTGCGGTGAAGACGCCAGCGTCGCATCGGGCCGGGCGCCCATCGCAATTCGCGGCAGCGCTCAGCCGTCCTATGCCACTCAGCCAGCTGTCGGGAAGGGTCGGCGACGTGCGCCGATCCTGCGCGCTGGCCCCCATGGGGCACATCGCGTCGGGCCGGAGTCTGCTGGATCCGCGAGCGGTCGAGTGGGTCGCCCAGCTCGCGGCATACCATCGCGCCGATCTCGTGGGAACTGTCAAGAGCTACATTCGACATCAGGGCCAGTGGGAGGTCGCCGCCAGGGAGCTGGAGCTCCATCGCAATTCGCTGCGGCACCGCATCGGCATTGCGACGAGACTCATTGACGCCGATCTCGACGACCCGGACGTGTCCGCAAACCTCTGGCTAGCACTCCGCAGCGCGAGCGACGGGGGTACTGAATGA
- a CDS encoding FadR/GntR family transcriptional regulator, translated as MTKLDGIRAHVFRPLPDVLRADAIAERLTTAISLGLIRQGEKLPVESQLMDMFGAAGATVRDALQALRDDGIIETRRGRSGGTIVVGVPAFDTPTLHDRLKSLSMTELRDLGDELAAVSVATVRLAHERGLPSDLPRLTMLAGAIATAEDLSACSRTDSRFHIELAVLAQSERLMRSEIRLQSETVELLWSAHSVTEDRERVAAEHVAIAEALRDDDEEQAERLVLQHVHRNVYRMIEAKLALTYPIETPELA; from the coding sequence ATGACGAAGCTCGACGGGATCAGGGCGCATGTATTCCGCCCGCTTCCCGACGTGTTGCGTGCGGACGCCATCGCAGAGCGTCTGACCACGGCGATCTCCCTCGGCCTCATCCGCCAGGGCGAGAAACTGCCCGTCGAAAGCCAGCTCATGGACATGTTCGGCGCGGCTGGCGCGACTGTTCGCGATGCACTTCAGGCGCTGCGAGACGACGGGATCATCGAGACCCGCCGGGGTCGAAGCGGGGGAACCATCGTCGTCGGAGTTCCGGCGTTCGACACCCCAACGCTGCATGATCGACTCAAGTCCCTTTCGATGACGGAACTGCGTGATCTCGGCGACGAACTCGCAGCGGTCTCGGTCGCGACCGTTCGCCTGGCGCACGAGCGAGGGTTGCCCAGTGATCTGCCCCGGCTGACGATGTTGGCAGGAGCTATCGCGACCGCAGAGGACTTGTCGGCTTGCAGTCGCACTGACAGCCGGTTCCATATTGAGTTGGCGGTGCTCGCGCAGTCCGAACGCCTGATGCGAAGTGAGATCCGGCTTCAGAGCGAAACGGTTGAGCTGCTCTGGTCGGCACACTCGGTCACCGAGGACCGAGAGCGCGTGGCAGCCGAGCACGTGGCCATTGCCGAGGCGCTCCGGGACGACGACGAGGAGCAGGCCGAGAGGCTCGTTCTTCAGCACGTCCATCGAAATGTCTACCGAATGATAGAAGCCAAATTGGCTTTGACCTACCCGATTGAGACACCGGAATTGGCATGA
- a CDS encoding gamma-glutamyl-gamma-aminobutyrate hydrolase family protein codes for MDSSGRKVLPSDVMPDGLRKLPEGAPTVAVVVSLNFPAMTEEVNELVIRFTKTALESLTDAGARVVLVDSSTSPLPPVQLVHGADGVLFLGGGDVDPTLYGVLGPVPNLYGVDQAADLYCLDLIRTAVASDAPLLAICRGSQLLNLALGGTLIPDLTVWDLHRGGLDEPMFLDEDVTITPGTRLHEILQRDRVTVRSGHHQAAGIIAPTLKVAAMADDGIVEATEHVDASWVVGVQWHPEDTRGNGDDRLRLVRAFVDHIVVSRDARSQTIAQF; via the coding sequence ATGGATAGCTCGGGCCGGAAGGTGCTGCCGAGCGATGTGATGCCCGACGGATTGCGGAAGCTTCCCGAGGGCGCTCCCACCGTCGCCGTCGTTGTGTCGCTGAACTTCCCCGCGATGACTGAGGAGGTCAACGAACTAGTCATTCGATTCACGAAGACCGCCCTTGAGTCCTTGACCGATGCGGGGGCGCGCGTCGTGCTGGTCGACAGCAGCACTTCGCCACTGCCGCCCGTTCAGCTGGTTCACGGGGCCGACGGTGTTCTCTTCCTCGGCGGCGGCGATGTGGACCCGACGTTGTACGGAGTCCTCGGTCCGGTGCCGAATCTCTACGGCGTGGACCAGGCTGCTGACCTCTACTGCCTTGATCTCATCAGAACAGCCGTCGCATCAGATGCCCCACTGTTGGCGATCTGTCGCGGTTCGCAGTTGTTGAACCTCGCGCTGGGCGGGACCCTGATCCCGGATTTGACCGTCTGGGACCTGCATCGCGGCGGGCTCGACGAGCCGATGTTCCTCGACGAAGACGTCACCATCACACCAGGCACTCGTTTACACGAAATCCTTCAACGTGATCGGGTGACTGTGAGGTCGGGGCATCATCAGGCCGCGGGGATCATTGCACCAACGTTGAAGGTCGCGGCGATGGCCGACGACGGTATCGTCGAAGCGACAGAGCACGTCGACGCTTCGTGGGTCGTCGGGGTTCAGTGGCACCCGGAAGACACGCGAGGCAACGGGGATGATCGCCTGAGGCTCGTCCGTGCCTTTGTCGATCACATCGTCGTGAGCCGCGATGCGCGGTCACAAACAATTGCTCAATTTTAG
- a CDS encoding CaiB/BaiF CoA transferase family protein, translating to MTKSSADVPSKLPLEGLLVADFSRVLAGPLATMTLADLGARVIKVERPGSGDDTRQWGPPFSETGSTYFESVNRNKESICLDLSDEADRRVAVELALRADIVVENFRPGGMEKVGLGYERLSRDNPRLIYASISGFGSAGGADLPGYDFMVQALGGLMSITGDSAGSPTKVGVALVDIITAKDATIGILAALNTRNATGIGVRLEVNLLSSLQGALANQGQAYLGAGVMPQRMGNAHPSIAPYELLNCADGPLAVACGNDSQFKSILGVLSLDDFISDARFTTNRARVINREQLVAMLESRLVTGTASAWQDAFTSVGVPAGQVGTIADGIELAESLGLAPTISVQDATGMAVGTQIRNPITWSPPLVPRTAAPPALDEHGDAVRGWLESFSTPVARAAEC from the coding sequence ATGACGAAGAGTTCTGCCGACGTGCCCTCGAAGTTGCCGCTGGAAGGGCTATTGGTGGCTGACTTCTCACGGGTGCTGGCCGGGCCTCTGGCGACTATGACGCTGGCCGATCTCGGGGCACGGGTCATCAAGGTTGAACGGCCCGGCAGCGGGGACGACACTCGTCAGTGGGGGCCGCCTTTCTCGGAAACCGGGTCGACCTACTTCGAGAGCGTCAACCGTAACAAGGAGTCCATCTGTCTCGATCTGAGCGATGAGGCCGACCGTCGGGTTGCGGTTGAGCTCGCATTGCGGGCAGACATCGTCGTCGAGAACTTCAGACCTGGGGGAATGGAGAAGGTCGGGCTCGGTTACGAACGCCTTAGTCGAGATAATCCTCGACTTATCTATGCCTCGATCTCTGGTTTTGGCAGCGCTGGCGGAGCCGACCTGCCGGGTTATGACTTCATGGTCCAGGCGCTTGGCGGCCTGATGAGTATCACCGGCGACTCCGCGGGCTCGCCGACAAAGGTCGGTGTTGCCCTCGTTGATATTATTACGGCGAAGGATGCCACGATCGGCATTCTCGCCGCGTTGAACACCCGAAACGCAACCGGGATCGGGGTTCGGCTTGAGGTCAACCTTCTGTCCAGTCTCCAGGGCGCGCTTGCCAATCAGGGGCAGGCCTACCTGGGCGCGGGTGTCATGCCGCAGAGGATGGGCAATGCGCATCCCTCGATCGCCCCCTACGAGTTACTGAACTGCGCGGATGGACCTCTCGCGGTGGCCTGCGGAAACGACAGTCAGTTCAAGTCGATTCTCGGCGTGCTCTCGCTCGACGACTTCATTTCCGATGCAAGGTTCACGACCAACCGTGCACGTGTGATCAACCGTGAGCAACTCGTTGCGATGCTTGAGTCCCGACTGGTCACGGGAACGGCCTCGGCATGGCAGGACGCCTTCACCTCCGTTGGCGTCCCAGCCGGCCAGGTCGGGACGATCGCGGACGGGATCGAACTTGCTGAATCCCTCGGGCTCGCACCCACTATCTCGGTGCAGGATGCGACGGGCATGGCCGTGGGAACACAGATTCGCAATCCCATCACCTGGTCGCCCCCGCTTGTGCCGCGAACCGCCGCGCCTCCCGCGCTCGATGAACACGGTGACGCCGTGCGAGGGTGGCTGGAATCATTCAGTACCCCCGTCGCTCGCGCTGCGGAGTGCTAG
- a CDS encoding NAD-dependent succinate-semialdehyde dehydrogenase has product MPYKTTNPTTGLVEREFLSLTPEEIKASIARADDAFTSWSAATIVERSAVLLRAASIYRSREEELARIIATEMGKPIRQGRGEVSFVADIYEYYATKGPAFLSDEDMRPARGGEAVVSSAPLGVLLGVMPWNYPYYQVARFAAPNLLLGNTILLKHASNCPQSALVQEEIFREAGLPDGAYINMFAESADVESIIADPRIRGVSLTGSERAGVAVAQAAGRALVKCVLELGGSDPFIVLDVDDLDATIDAAVSGRMSNAGQACTAAKRFIVIEAHYDAFVAGFGERLARMTPGDPLDMATGFGPLASLAGVTDLLEVVRDATDKGARLHTGGHRIGEQGSFMAATLLTDVTPEMRAFDEELFGPVAVVFKVSSVRKAIEAANGSPFGLGSAVFASDLSVAHTVARALDVGMVFINENTDSHVDLPFGGTKRSGLGRELGRFGLDEFVNKKLIRTPAPRD; this is encoded by the coding sequence TTGCCCTATAAGACTACGAACCCGACGACCGGACTTGTGGAACGGGAATTTCTCAGTTTGACGCCCGAGGAGATCAAAGCGTCCATCGCCCGGGCCGACGACGCCTTCACTAGTTGGAGCGCCGCGACAATAGTGGAGAGGTCCGCGGTGCTGCTGCGCGCCGCCAGTATTTACCGCTCTCGCGAAGAGGAGCTCGCCCGCATTATCGCCACCGAGATGGGCAAGCCAATTCGTCAGGGGAGGGGCGAGGTGTCGTTTGTCGCCGACATCTACGAGTACTACGCGACGAAGGGCCCTGCCTTCCTCTCTGATGAAGACATGAGGCCGGCCAGAGGGGGAGAAGCCGTCGTCAGCTCGGCGCCGCTCGGCGTTCTTCTCGGTGTGATGCCCTGGAACTACCCGTACTATCAGGTCGCTCGATTCGCCGCGCCCAACCTGCTTCTGGGGAACACCATCCTGCTCAAGCACGCGAGCAACTGCCCGCAGTCGGCCTTAGTTCAGGAGGAGATTTTCCGCGAAGCTGGGCTCCCCGATGGGGCATACATAAATATGTTCGCGGAGAGTGCAGATGTGGAAAGCATTATTGCCGACCCTCGCATTCGGGGCGTCTCGCTAACTGGAAGCGAGCGGGCGGGGGTCGCCGTCGCCCAAGCGGCCGGCCGCGCGCTCGTTAAATGCGTTTTGGAGCTGGGCGGAAGTGATCCGTTCATCGTTCTGGATGTCGACGACCTCGATGCGACGATTGATGCGGCTGTCTCGGGGCGGATGAGCAATGCGGGGCAGGCCTGTACCGCAGCCAAGAGATTTATCGTCATCGAGGCCCACTACGACGCGTTCGTTGCCGGGTTCGGCGAGCGTCTCGCTCGAATGACCCCAGGAGATCCGCTGGACATGGCAACAGGGTTCGGGCCGCTCGCCTCTCTCGCTGGGGTCACCGACTTGCTGGAGGTAGTGCGCGATGCCACTGACAAGGGTGCACGCCTGCATACCGGCGGGCATCGCATCGGGGAGCAGGGTTCCTTTATGGCCGCGACCCTATTGACCGACGTCACCCCAGAAATGCGTGCATTCGATGAGGAGCTTTTTGGCCCGGTGGCGGTCGTCTTCAAGGTCAGCTCCGTCCGGAAGGCGATTGAAGCCGCAAATGGTTCGCCGTTCGGCCTTGGATCGGCCGTGTTCGCGTCAGACCTCTCGGTCGCACACACGGTCGCGCGGGCCCTCGATGTGGGCATGGTATTCATCAACGAGAATACAGATTCGCACGTCGACCTGCCGTTCGGAGGAACGAAGCGCTCGGGTCTTGGGCGCGAACTCGGTCGGTTCGGACTCGACGAGTTCGTCAATAAGAAGCTCATCCGAACGCCGGCGCCGCGGGACTGA
- a CDS encoding aminotransferase class III-fold pyridoxal phosphate-dependent enzyme: protein MTLASVPQSRLLATAIPGPRSVALHAERLKHVTSGFGTALPVFIDRAEGAILQDVDGNRIVDFASGIAVTSVGASNPLVQEHVADQLSRFTHTCFMVTEYDSFTAVCRWLNEHTPGSFEKRTALFSTGAEAIENAIKIARSATGREKVLVFDDAYHGRSLLTMAMTAKENPYKLNFGPFPAEVHRAPFAAPLRWPTGAQNATAEALAAVELILATEGPETFAAMVIEPIQGEGGFIVPAPGFLPGLRDIATRHGIVFVLDEVQAGMGRTGTLFASNSEHVVGDLTVTAKALAGGLPLSAVTGRVELMNAVHAGGLGGTYAGNPLACAAALGVFEAFADGKLIENARKIEVAARMILEPLLSGTSVVADVRGRGAMLAVEFADRGTLAPRADIAKEIAARCHAQGLLVLVCGTYSNVIRLLPPLVIDESLLNDGLTVLRDAIQHVNAGQLAASPETVPA from the coding sequence ATGACACTGGCATCCGTCCCTCAATCTCGCCTACTCGCAACGGCAATTCCGGGCCCTCGGTCTGTTGCCCTACATGCCGAACGGCTGAAGCACGTCACGAGCGGATTCGGCACCGCCCTGCCGGTGTTCATCGACCGGGCCGAGGGCGCGATCCTTCAGGATGTCGACGGTAACCGCATCGTTGATTTCGCCTCGGGGATCGCGGTGACGAGCGTGGGTGCGAGTAACCCTCTAGTGCAGGAGCACGTGGCTGACCAGTTGTCCAGATTCACCCACACCTGCTTCATGGTCACCGAATACGACTCCTTCACCGCTGTCTGCCGGTGGCTCAATGAGCACACCCCAGGTAGTTTTGAGAAGCGCACTGCGCTGTTCTCCACGGGTGCAGAAGCCATCGAGAACGCCATCAAAATCGCGCGGTCGGCTACCGGGCGCGAAAAGGTTCTGGTCTTCGACGACGCCTATCATGGCCGCTCGCTGCTGACGATGGCAATGACCGCGAAGGAGAACCCCTACAAGCTCAACTTCGGACCGTTCCCAGCAGAGGTGCATCGGGCGCCTTTCGCAGCCCCCCTTCGTTGGCCGACCGGGGCACAGAACGCCACCGCTGAGGCACTGGCTGCGGTCGAACTTATTCTGGCTACTGAGGGGCCAGAGACCTTCGCAGCCATGGTGATCGAGCCGATCCAAGGAGAAGGAGGCTTCATCGTTCCAGCGCCCGGCTTCCTCCCGGGGCTCCGCGACATCGCAACGAGACACGGCATCGTATTCGTACTTGATGAAGTCCAAGCCGGCATGGGACGCACCGGTACGCTATTCGCGAGTAACAGTGAGCACGTTGTCGGTGACCTTACTGTTACCGCGAAAGCACTCGCGGGTGGTCTGCCCTTGAGTGCGGTTACAGGTCGCGTGGAACTGATGAACGCGGTGCATGCCGGTGGTCTCGGCGGTACCTACGCCGGAAACCCGCTTGCGTGTGCTGCGGCCCTCGGGGTTTTCGAGGCGTTTGCGGATGGCAAGCTGATCGAGAATGCACGCAAGATCGAAGTTGCCGCTCGCATGATTCTCGAACCGCTTCTCTCGGGAACGAGTGTTGTGGCAGATGTTCGAGGTCGGGGCGCGATGCTGGCGGTGGAGTTCGCCGATCGGGGGACACTGGCGCCCCGGGCCGACATCGCCAAGGAGATTGCTGCGCGTTGTCACGCTCAGGGACTCTTGGTGCTGGTCTGCGGAACCTACTCAAATGTGATTCGCCTGCTCCCGCCGCTGGTGATCGACGAATCGCTTTTGAACGACGGCCTTACCGTTCTTCGCGATGCGATTCAGCACGTGAACGCTGGCCAACTCGCTGCTTCTCCGGAGACCGTGCCCGCGTGA